The following are encoded in a window of Diorhabda sublineata isolate icDioSubl1.1 chromosome 5, icDioSubl1.1, whole genome shotgun sequence genomic DNA:
- the LOC130444412 gene encoding protamine-like → MRCSRPGPKTNNPFLNFMRVFRRKYCGKPMSELAIEGAKCWCQMTPDQKRRFYREACSKIKKKRSRSKSRSKSRKSRRCGGRSRKSKRRKSRRPKRSKKGSRCL, encoded by the coding sequence ATGAGATGTAGTAGACCAGGTCCCAAAACTAATAACCCTTTCCTGAACTTTATGCGAGTATTCAGACGAAAATATTGTGGTAAACCAATGTCTGAATTAGCTATAGAAGGTGCTAAATGTTGGTGTCAAATGACTCCCGACCAAAAAAGGAGATTTTATAGAGAAGCttgttcaaaaattaaaaagaaaagatcCAGATCCAAATCAAGATCAAAATCAAGGAAAAGTAGACGATGTGGAGGAAGAAGTCGTAAAAGTAAACGACGTAAAAGTAGACGTCCGAAAAGAAGCAAAAAAGGTAGCCGCTGTCTTTAA